A single region of the Lotus japonicus ecotype B-129 chromosome 4, LjGifu_v1.2 genome encodes:
- the LOC130714066 gene encoding peptidyl-prolyl cis-trans isomerase FKBP17-2, chloroplastic, whose amino-acid sequence MATFFGSPPVFSLPLTRNSHHIASSSPTPPPIPPQQSQSPTASSSQSVQGTAKAQPQNPIKPVTSSTKVDSTDWIATSLTRRFGLGAGLAWVGFLAFGVVSEQIKTRLEVSQQEANTRDVEKEEEVTLPNGIRYCELKVGGGASPRPGDLVVIDIMGKVESTGEVFVNTFEGDKKPLALVMGSRPYSKGVCEGIEYVLKTMKAGGKRKVIVPPQLGFRENGADLGSGVQIPPLATLEYIVEVDKVSIAPA is encoded by the exons ATGGCTACTTTCTTTGGTTCCCCACCAGTTTTCTCCCTCCCCCTTACAAGAAACAGTCATCACATTGCTTCATCATCACCAACACCTCCACCAATTCCTCCCCAGCAATCTCAGTCCCCAACTGCGTCATCTTCACAATCAGTTCAGGGCACTGCCAAAGCACAGCCACAGAACCCCATCAAACCTGTCACTTCATCAACCAAGGTTGATTCCACAGATTGGATAGCCACTTCCTTGACCAGACGGTTCGGGCTAGGAGCTGGTCTTGCATGGGTTGGTTTTCTTGCATTTGGTGTTGTCTCAGAACAGATTAAGACTCGCCTAGAGGTTTCTCAGCAAGAGGCAAATACAAG GGACGTAGAGAAGGAGGAAGAGGTGACACTTCCTAATGGAATAAG GTACTGTGAATTGAAAGTTGGTGGTGGCGCTTCACCAAGACCAGGTGATTTGGTTGTGATTGATATCATGGGAAAGGTTGAAAGCACTGGAGAAGTATTTGTGAATACATTCGAGGGAGACAAGAAACCATTGGCTCTAGTAATGGGTTCAAGGCCATATAGCAAGGGAGTTTGTGAAGGGATAGAATATGTGCTGAAAACTATGAAGGCTggaggcaaaaggaaagtaatAGTCCCTCCCCAGTTGGGATTTAGGGAGAATGGTGCTGATTTAGGCTCTGGTGTGCAAATTCCTCCACTTGCAACACTTGAATACATTGTAGAGGTTGACAAGGTTTCCATTGCACCTGCTTGA
- the LOC130714065 gene encoding uncharacterized protein LOC130714065 isoform X2 produces MGTVIDSHFLGLTAIVTIGYQFLFFIITALLKFDKVTDFAGSTNFVIIALLTLLLKASWHFRQIVLTFFVVLWGLRLGLFLLFRILQWGEDRRFDEMRTNFGRLAIFWIFQAVWVWAVSLPVTLVNASDRNPFLQIEDIIGWIMWTLGFIIEGTADQQKLRFKKSPETRGRWCNIGLWKYSRHPNYFGEILLWWGIFVASSPVLKGAEWLVIIGPIFLTLLLLFVSGIPLLEESADKKFGNVDGYRRYKERTSPLILLPPPVYGKLPAWFKTIFLFEFPFYSRNLPQQEPN; encoded by the exons ATGGGCACTGTGATTGACTCTCATTTCTTAGGCCTCACCGCCATTGTCACt ATTGGGTACCAGTTCCTGTTTTTCATCATCACTGCACTCCTCAAATTCGACAAGGTCACTGATTTCGCCGGAAGTACCAATTTCGTTATAATCGCTCTACTCACCCTGCTGCTCAAAGCCTCCTGGCATTTTCGACAGATTGTCCTCACTTTCTTTGTTGTCTTATGGGGTCTCCGCCTCGGCCTTTTCCTCTTATTCAGGATTTTGCAGTGGGGAGAGGATAGACGTTTTGATGAAATGCGCACTAATTTCGGTAGATTGGCAATATTTTGGATATTCCAGGCTGTCTGGGTGTGGGCTGTGAGTTTGCCTGTTACACTGGTTAATGCAAGCGACAGAAATCCTTTTCTACAGATTGAGGATATAATAGGCTGGATTATGTGGACTCTAGGCTTTATTATTGAAGGTACAGCAGATCAACAAAAGCTGCGTTTCAAAAAGTCCCCAGAAACTAGAGGGAGGTGGTGCAATATTGGACTGTGGAAATATTCTCGTCATCCTAACTATTTTGGTGAG ATATTGCTTTGGTGGGGGATTTTTGTGGCATCTTCACCTGTACTCAAGGGTGCTGAATGGCTAGTAATCATTGGACCAATCTTCCTCACATTGTTGCTTCTTTTTGTCAGTGGCATTCCGCTGCTTGAG GAATCAGCAGATAAGAAATTTGGTAATGTGGATGGATATAGGAGATACAAAGAAAGAACCAG CCCTTTAATCCTGTTACCTCCACCGGTCTATGGAAAGTTACCCGCATGGTTCAAAACAATTTTTCTCTTCGAATTTCCATTCTACAGTCGTAATCTCCCACAACAAGAACCAAACTG A
- the LOC130714065 gene encoding uncharacterized protein LOC130714065 isoform X1 translates to MGTVIDSHFLGLTAIVTIGYQFLFFIITALLKFDKVTDFAGSTNFVIIALLTLLLKASWHFRQIVLTFFVVLWGLRLGLFLLFRILQWGEDRRFDEMRTNFGRLAIFWIFQAVWVWAVSLPVTLVNASDRNPFLQIEDIIGWIMWTLGFIIEGTADQQKLRFKKSPETRGRWCNIGLWKYSRHPNYFGEILLWWGIFVASSPVLKGAEWLVIIGPIFLTLLLLFVSGIPLLEESADKKFGNVDGYRRYKERTSPLILLPPPVYGKLPAWFKTIFLFEFPFYSRNLPQQEPNWCRTSSGQSSDAHKIG, encoded by the exons ATGGGCACTGTGATTGACTCTCATTTCTTAGGCCTCACCGCCATTGTCACt ATTGGGTACCAGTTCCTGTTTTTCATCATCACTGCACTCCTCAAATTCGACAAGGTCACTGATTTCGCCGGAAGTACCAATTTCGTTATAATCGCTCTACTCACCCTGCTGCTCAAAGCCTCCTGGCATTTTCGACAGATTGTCCTCACTTTCTTTGTTGTCTTATGGGGTCTCCGCCTCGGCCTTTTCCTCTTATTCAGGATTTTGCAGTGGGGAGAGGATAGACGTTTTGATGAAATGCGCACTAATTTCGGTAGATTGGCAATATTTTGGATATTCCAGGCTGTCTGGGTGTGGGCTGTGAGTTTGCCTGTTACACTGGTTAATGCAAGCGACAGAAATCCTTTTCTACAGATTGAGGATATAATAGGCTGGATTATGTGGACTCTAGGCTTTATTATTGAAGGTACAGCAGATCAACAAAAGCTGCGTTTCAAAAAGTCCCCAGAAACTAGAGGGAGGTGGTGCAATATTGGACTGTGGAAATATTCTCGTCATCCTAACTATTTTGGTGAG ATATTGCTTTGGTGGGGGATTTTTGTGGCATCTTCACCTGTACTCAAGGGTGCTGAATGGCTAGTAATCATTGGACCAATCTTCCTCACATTGTTGCTTCTTTTTGTCAGTGGCATTCCGCTGCTTGAG GAATCAGCAGATAAGAAATTTGGTAATGTGGATGGATATAGGAGATACAAAGAAAGAACCAG CCCTTTAATCCTGTTACCTCCACCGGTCTATGGAAAGTTACCCGCATGGTTCAAAACAATTTTTCTCTTCGAATTTCCATTCTACAGTCGTAATCTCCCACAACAAGAACCAAACTG GTGCAGAACAAGCAGTGGGCAAAGCAGTGATGCTCACAAAATTGGCTAG